In Fusarium falciforme chromosome 9, complete sequence, the sequence GTGCTTGCCAGTCTTGCCGGCAATAAAGTACTTGGCACGCTGCATCGACTTGACAAGCAGCGTCTCCATACCCTTTCGCAGATCGGGATCGTCAACCTTGAAGAGGCTGTTCTGGAGCGCTCCGCTGCCGGACGAGTCGATGTCGTAGCCAAGCGCTGTCATGCGCTCAACAAAGGTCTGGAGTCGTCGTGGGTTGGGGGCCGACTGGCGTCGAAGGAGAGCCTTTTCAGGGAGTCCTTCGGCAAGACGCTGCGCCACGTAAGCATTGGCCTTGTGAACAAGCTCTTCCACGAGCTCGAGAGCCGGAGTCGAGTCAAACAAGTTGTCCTGGACAGGGTTGTTCTCGTCGTCAAGCTGCTGGAGCAGGCGGAGAGGAGCAATAGGTTCGCCACCAGCGCCGAGACGAGCCTCCCGGAACTTCTGGGCCACAGCGTTGAGGATCTGGATCGTGTTGACGGGCACGGTCGTGTTCTTGTACTCGGAGGGGTTGGTCAGGGCATCATCAATCTCCTGAAGAGAGAGCTTGCCGGCACTCTTGATGATGGATCGGCCGACCCAGCTGTCGCCTTCACCGACAGCTCCCGTGTGGGGGTTGACGCTGAACACAACACTGACAGTCAGGCGGTCCTGCTCAGGGGTCAAGGAGCAAACCTCGGTCGACAGCTTAGGAGGCAACAAGGCGCAGAATCGGTTCTTGAGCTGGACAGAGGTgcctcgcttcttggcctcacGATCGACAAGCGAGTTAGGCTTGACGAAGTGGGCAATGTCGGCGACGTGAATACCGATGTCGATCTTGCCATCAGGGCGAGACTTGACGTGGACAGCATTGCCCAGCTCAGCGCCTCCGTTGTAGTCAACGGTGAAGGTCGTCTCCTCGCGGTAGTCACGGCGCTCGGCAAGGGaagtctcctcttccttctccaggGACCAGTCCTGAAGACCGACGCTGCGGAGAACAGCATCAGAGAACTCGTCCGAAGAAAAGTTGTTGTCGCGCAGAAGAGCGTCAGTCTCAACCTTGAGGTCACCCATACGTCCAAGCTGCTCGACAAGGGTACCGAAGGGGTGCAGCGAAGTGATGGGCCAGCGCTTTATGCAGGCCACAAAAATTCGATCCGCATAATCCTGGTGCTTCTCAACAAAGTCGCGAGGCGCCTGCTCGGTGGGGATAGCGATGAGAGGGACGCGCTTGTCCGTAGGCTTGAACCACAcaatcttgggcttctcctgCTGACGGGGCTCAGGGTGGCGAGCGTTGCCACCCTCACGGGCAGCCCTCTCGGcctcctgcttctccttggtAGCCTGGCTGCTGGGTCGGAGAAGACCCAGGGTTCCAGAGAACATCTGACCAGCAACACGTTCAATGACAGCCACAACGTGACCAGCATACAGAGGCTTCTGTTCATCGTTgatttcctcctcctcaacaagcAGAAGGCTCTGACCTTCGACCTCGACATCATCGTTCTTCTTCTGAGTCGGGCGCTGGCGCAGACTACCGCGACGACGAATGCCGCCCTCAGGGGGGTTACCCTCGTTGTTGTTACCAGAGTTCTGGTTGCCCTGGTTGGTGGATCCAGATCGGGTATCAGTGATatccttgcgcttcttcttctcttccttctcgcGCTTCTGGCCCCAGACTTCATCGACATCCAGAAGCTCGATTGCGACGAGATCACCCTCAAGAGCACGGTTTCGGTCCTTGCTACCGCAGATGAAGATGTCGGCATCGAGAAGACCATCCTGAGTAGTGACGTAGGCGTCGCTACggttcttcttgttgacaCGAAGGATGCCAGACACGAGCTGGCCATCGCCGAGAAGGGCGGGAAGGGAGGCCTGGGGAAGGTAAGGAGTGAAAAGGGTCttgcgctgctgctgttgctgctggcctCCGAGTTGGCCGGCATGCTGAGAGCCCTGAAGACCCATGAACTGCTGACCGTTCAGCTGAGCGGCCTGCAGAGCTTGCAGCTGGTTCAGCTGCATGGGGTTAAGCTGCTGCCCATACATCTGgggcatcatcatctggtTAGGGAGCTGCATAACCTGGGGCTGGCCGGGGTTGTACTGGAAGGCCCCAATGCCAGAGACAGATTGGTTCATAGAACCACGAGGTCGGTGACCAGGCTGGAAACCCTGGTTCTGCCCAGCATTGCCGGACTGATCCTGGTTCTGGCCCTGGTTACGCCAGTTACCTTCAAAGTTGCGGGAGCCGGTGCGGGTGTGACCACTTCCGCGGCGCTGGAAATCGTTGCTGTCGACGTTCAGGCCACGACCACCTCCACCGCGGCCATTGACGGCCATGCTCTGGCTGCGGCCATGTCCACCGCGGCCGCCACGGTTGGAACCTTGGGCAACAGGGACCTCAAGAGTGGGCGGGGCGGCAGCACCCTTGTTTTCTTCGTCGGGAGCAGGGGACGCGGGGAACGAGAAGCCGGAGGTGGTTCGCTTCTGCTGGGCAATTTCAGCGGCCTTCTTAGCATCGGCGAGAGCCAGAGAGTGTCTCCTCTGGTGACCGCCTCCAGAACCGCCTCCGCGGCCACCTCGGCCGCCAGCGTTCTCCCGTCCATGGCCCTGGGGGGCCTCGAAGTTTCCAAAGTTGGACCCAGCAGCGCCGGAGGACGGCGCGGGAGGAGGGCCCATTCCCATATTGGGCATTGCCGACTGATTACGGCGATGTGAGAGTGGCTGGGTAGGAGGAGCCATgttctgctgctgaggcACTTGGTTGGGGAATTGGAAAGCAGCTTGCGACATGTTGGGCATGGGCTGCAAAGGATTGAACGCACCGCCGGGGCCGAGGGGCTGTCCCGGGGGCATCATCCCCATGTTGACATATTGCTGATGAGTAGCCTGGatctgctgttgctgctgctgcaacaACTCAATCTGTTGCTGGATGGCGAGCTGTTCCACTGCAGGACCATGTTAGTACATCCATGACACATGGGGCTTGATGGGAACCAGCATCAACTGGTGTTGAAATGATAAGGCGGTGGACGCAGGAACTAAACGGCTTGCGCGGCCATGGGGATATGAAGCTTGGATGACGCCACACGGTGACAACATCAGAATGATGGAGATGTGGACACGATAACGTATCATGAACTTACTTCCTGGGTTGGCGAACATGCTCACCAGAGGCGTCAGCTCAGAAGGACTCCGGCGATGCGCAATGTGCAGTCTGCGACCAGCAGGCCCAGGGACGCCGCCAACCTGGGGCTGCTGGGgaggttgctgctgctgctgaggctgctgcgggggttgttgttgctgctgctgctccatgATGGGCAGTCAAAGCACGAAAGCGTAGATGGATGTAGCACGTCGAGGGTCAGGGGTGCGAGGCGGGATCAAGATACAACTTGGGTTTGAATCCGATATCGAGGAGCGTTGAGGCGGCCGGAGATGGGCGGCGGAACGAGGATCGTGACCTGATAGACGACGGGCGACTGGTGAGGCGAATTGCGATGGCGGATGGCGATGGCACGGCGGGACACAGTTTTGCCCAAAAGGAGGGTAGACGAGCTTGCGCAGAGCCAAGGAGCGTGATTTGGAAAGGCGGCGATGAAGAGGCAGATGGTgagacgacgagaagagaaagccgggatggatggaatgaaTTCCAACTCCTggcaagaggaagagagacgTGGGTGAgtatggaggaggaggaggagggatgtgggagaggaggagttggatggatggagatggtctAGCTTGCTGGTGGAGAGTGGTGGGATACGGCTAAGTTTGTACCTTGTGCGGGCCACCTGCCACGGAAGGCACCTCGCGCACGTCTATTGGACAACAGGATTTTTGCTCTGAGAGGACTGAGCAGCTACAGTGGAcaggctgctgttgctgcttctgcagTTGACCTCGTACCGGTCGAGGTGAGGtgggctccagctccaggcttAGCGGTCTCTCACTCAGTGCGATTTGTTAGGTAGGGGTTCATGGGGCAAATGAAGCCTCCATCCTAGgaccatcaccaacttgGTGTCCGGGCAGCTGGACCGGGGAGGGACACCTAAATATGGGGTCGGCCGCAGGTCTAATGTGGCTATTAGTGGGCTTTCTTTAGAGGCACACACAGGGCCCCTAGCACGCTGCGACTTGCCCAAGCCTGCACTGACGCCGGCTTGCTCCGCTAATAGCGGAGGTGCTATCCTCTAGGGGCCCATGGGCTGGATGCAGCCATGGACGATACCCGCAGGGCCTACGCAGTAGTGCGAACAAGAGGTCGGCCAGCACGGTTGCAATGGAGACAGAGTCAACAGAGAGACATCATTCATCAATCACCGCCTGTTCGACTCTGTACAAGTCCACGTAAGCGTGCCCTCCCGTCGACTGGTCCTCCCGGGTGGCATTGGCCCATTTAGCTCAGAGACAAGGGTGACGGGCCAGAGGTGCCACCACCCCAAACTTCATGGATCCATTGATGGATGCTCCATGATTCAGGGAGTGAGCTTCTGGTGTGGCGTCGAGGGAGGTGGAAAAGGGCGTCATCAGAAGCGCACAGCGGTGGGAATCGCATCGACACAAAGCAAAGTCCGCATTGCTTTACACTACCTAGCAAGGCGTTGGGACGATTCGTTGCATTGCTATTCAAACACTGCCGATATCACAGCCTCGAAAAAGCTACCCAAAACATTGTCATCAACAGTGGCTGCACTAGGATATCCCTGAGCTATACCTAGATGGCGCCGTCTGCTGCTCCATTTCATCACAAATTAACCCCAGCTTCATATGACCCGAGCTTTCAACGCCATGACGGACTCCTCCCAGCTCAAACAAGAACACTATCTGTCTCAGCAGCATCTGTCACATTCAGGTTCAGACATGGTCGAAACTTGTTCTCCCCCTTGATATCCATCTGATCCGGtatccatcctcctcctcctcccagccCGGCCTCGTTTTCACTCCCTCGTGTCACGCTCCAGCTCCTTAGACCTTGGCCCCTGTGATTGCCTGATGATGCTTAACCGTATCCGCCTACGCTAGGGGGGCGATGAACCCCTGCTTCGCAACACAGTATGGATGCAACAATCAAACCTCCAGCTCCGGGCGTCCCCTGCGGCTCAAGGGTGATGCTCGATAGTGCAAACATCCAGGCAAGGGAACCAAGAAATCCGTGCTGCC encodes:
- a CDS encoding RNB domain-containing protein translates to MEQQQQQQPPQQPQQQQQPPQQPQVGGVPGPAGRRLHIAHRRSPSELTPLVSMFANPGMEQLAIQQQIELLQQQQQQIQATHQQYVNMGMMPPGQPLGPGGAFNPLQPMPNMSQAAFQFPNQVPQQQNMAPPTQPLSHRRNQSAMPNMGMGPPPAPSSGAAGSNFGNFEAPQGHGRENAGGRGGRGGGSGGGHQRRHSLALADAKKAAEIAQQKRTTSGFSFPASPAPDEENKGAAAPPTLEVPVAQGSNRGGRGGHGRSQSMAVNGRGGGGRGLNVDSNDFQRRGSGHTRTGSRNFEGNWRNQGQNQDQSGNAGQNQGFQPGHRPRGSMNQSVSGIGAFQYNPGQPQVMQLPNQMMMPQMYGQQLNPMQLNQLQALQAAQLNGQQFMGLQGSQHAGQLGGQQQQQQRKTLFTPYLPQASLPALLGDGQLVSGILRVNKKNRSDAYVTTQDGLLDADIFICGSKDRNRALEGDLVAIELLDVDEVWGQKREKEEKKKRKDITDTRSGSTNQGNQNSGNNNEGNPPEGGIRRRGSLRQRPTQKKNDDVEVEGQSLLLVEEEEINDEQKPLYAGHVVAVIERVAGQMFSGTLGLLRPSSQATKEKQEAERAAREGGNARHPEPRQQEKPKIVWFKPTDKRVPLIAIPTEQAPRDFVEKHQDYADRIFVACIKRWPITSLHPFGTLVEQLGRMGDLKVETDALLRDNNFSSDEFSDAVLRSVGLQDWSLEKEEETSLAERRDYREETTFTVDYNGGAELGNAVHVKSRPDGKIDIGIHVADIAHFVKPNSLVDREAKKRGTSVQLKNRFCALLPPKLSTEVCSLTPEQDRLTVSVVFSVNPHTGAVGEGDSWVGRSIIKSAGKLSLQEIDDALTNPSEYKNTTVPVNTIQILNAVAQKFREARLGAGGEPIAPLRLLQQLDDENNPVQDNLFDSTPALELVEELVHKANAYVAQRLAEGLPEKALLRRQSAPNPRRLQTFVERMTALGYDIDSSGSGALQNSLFKVDDPDLRKGMETLLVKSMQRAKYFIAGKTGKHLWPHYSLNLPLYTHFTNPTRRYADIIVHRQLEAVLSEGKIEFTDDLENLVKTAESSNTKKDSAQNAQEQSVHIESCRTMDKKRQEVNGDLIAEGIVLCVYESAFDVLIPEWGFEKRVHCDQLPLKKAEFRKEKRVLELYWEKGVPSSAFVPEDERPKAAASLRASNALAAQRQAEEAERARKEREEATRKQTDTGTISTDDVDALFDDDDDNTSDVTEAMAGASLAERPTQSVPGSPTRSSSTAGNLHRTRSDSKVPVTDAVETRLSNKEKYLSLFSLREEGGDYIQDVTEMTRVPVILKTDLTKSPPCLTIRSLNPYAL